CACGAGAGCTGCACCGACTGTACGTGACAGAGCCGGCTCCTCTGTCGTCCCTGTACATCCTCACCGGTGCCGGCACGAAGGCTTTTTGCGCCGGTGGCGATGTGATTGGCCTCACGACGAACACACCGCCCGGGTGCGGCCGTGGCTTCTTTTACGAGGAGTATCAGGTCGATTACAAGACGAGCATCCTTCCTGCTGGGCAGGTATGCCTATGGGATGGCTACGTactcggcggcggtgtgggcGTATCGGTTGGGGGCACTTATCGTGTTGCGTCAGAAAAGGCATGCCTTGCGATGCCTGAGGTGGCCATAGGCATGTTCCCCGACGTAGGGGCGTCCTGGTTCCTGCCGCGACTGTCGGTGCCTGGACTGGGACTCTACATGGGTCTCACTGGTCACCGACTCCGGGGTGCCGACCTCGTGCACCTCGGCCTTGCAACGCATTTTGTGCCATCTGCTAAGATGGACGATCTGAAGCATGCTCTTGTCTCGATGTCGAAGGCAGGTGATGTGGAGGCGGCATTGGAGAAGTACGCGACGccgacggcgcagctgccaccCTGCACCATCGCTCATTcgtttccttctctcgcccAGTATTTCGACATCACAGAGGATTTGACCATATTGTCCATCTTGGATGCGTGCaagacgcacgcgcacacggaTCCGTTGAtcaaggcagcagcagacctCATGCCCACCTTTTCACCGACAGCGATGACGCTCACACTGGAGATGCTGAAGCGCGGTGCAAAGCTGAGCACACCGGTGGAGGCGTTCAAGATGGAGTACTGCGTTTCCCAACGGGTCATCGCGGCACACGACTTTCGCGAAGGTGTCCGAGCCCTGCTCATTGATAAGGAGAAGGGGCCGAAGTGGCAACCGGCAACTTTTGCTGAGGTAACGGCGGAGGCCATCGATGCGTACTTTAGACCCACCACGGCCGACCAGTTGGTCTGGGATCCAgtagcgccgctgccagagCGCGCATTGTGTGATCTTACCTGAGTTGTATCCTCATGAAAGTGCGTTGCTGTCTTTGTCGTCCTTCTTCTGC
The nucleotide sequence above comes from Leishmania braziliensis MHOM/BR/75/M2904 complete genome, chromosome 32. Encoded proteins:
- a CDS encoding putative 3-hydroxyisobutyryl-coenzyme A hydrolase, producing the protein MRHTAARCSAAVLCTDYPHARLITLNKPKSLNALDYDMTRELHRLYVTEPAPLSSLYILTGAGTKAFCAGGDVIGLTTNTPPGCGRGFFYEEYQVDYKTSILPAGQVCLWDGYVLGGGVGVSVGGTYRVASEKACLAMPEVAIGMFPDVGASWFLPRLSVPGLGLYMGLTGHRLRGADLVHLGLATHFVPSAKMDDLKHALVSMSKAGDVEAALEKYATPTAQLPPCTIAHSFPSLAQYFDITEDLTILSILDACKTHAHTDPLIKAAADLMPTFSPTAMTLTLEMLKRGAKLSTPVEAFKMEYCVSQRVIAAHDFREGVRALLIDKEKGPKWQPATFAEVTAEAIDAYFRPTTADQLVWDPVAPLPERALCDLT